The following coding sequences lie in one Ostrea edulis chromosome 8, xbOstEdul1.1, whole genome shotgun sequence genomic window:
- the LOC125662386 gene encoding dymeclin-like: MGANSSSFTELASNEYLKRLSSPDPINPIDPYWNQLLSFSFLIPINSSDGKLLEESTASVCKSVAIHNCKSGNFGALIRNFLVRATELKASVQCDDNIFTWQTYNALFIIRSLSKYFVEHLSEELILQQFEAKPKEMGGYKDPEEMGPLLEELMNSLVEMLVDVPVMNFTYALHLEALNTLLVLMSIQMFQPQPAHKFRVYQIMMQGRCSIHACVLVKALLRNFCNQEKCPPELYRQSADVNSMVASVAASLWSVMTLGMGNKTEKKEEEFQETLLANQSLLFLLVLSNHCTSERGISNPYREALFSFTNIHESSVSQVAATFKMDYNVLYSALCTTLRDDQTTLLLYLLIHRNTGVKAFIFSRTNIDQLVMPLLKILYHAQDKNSHHIYMALIILLILSEDDVFNKAVHEITLKNIPWFKERPISEISLGGLLILVVLRTIQYNITRMRDKYLHTNCLAALANMSTQFTNLHPYVAQRMVSLFSQLSKKHARVVEQIRESAVTETETEDALEQNSMQDLAVLEEVLRMVLEIINSCLSSSLHHNPHLVYSLLYQRELFNSFKTHPTFQDILQNIDIVLSFFSARVEEHGKGGNMSPAEVLDIIKEGSVQFRRDKLKKFPDLKFKYVEEESPEEFFIPYIWSLVYHSSNMYFNASRILLFSLSSS; the protein is encoded by the exons ATGGGGGCGAACAGCAGCAGTTTCACTGAACTTGCcagtaatgaatatttgaaacgACTGTCTTCACCAGATCCAATAAATCCTATAGACCCTTACTGGAACCAACTTCTCTCCTTTTCTTTCCTTATACCAATCAACAG CTCTGATGGCAAACTTCTGGAGGAATCCACAGCCAGCGTCTGCAAGAGTGTGGCCATCCATAACTGTAAAAGTGGGAACTTTGGAGCCCTGATTCGGAATTTCCTTGTGAGGGCAACAGAACTGAAGGCCTCTGTACAGTGTGATGA TAACATTTTCACCTGGCAGACTTACAATGCGCTGTTCATTATTCGTTCTCTCAGTAAGTACTTTGTGGAGCACCTGAGCGAGGAGCTGATTCTGCAGCAGTTTGAAGCCAAACCAAAGGAAATGGGAG GTTATAAAGACCCAGAAGAAATGGGGCCTTTGTTGGAGGAGCTGATGAACTCCCTTGTGGAGATGTTAGTGGATGTCCCTGTCAT GAACTTTACGTACGCCCTCCATTTAGAAGCCCTGAACACACTGCTGGTCCTGATGTCCATACAGATGTTTCAGCCACAACCAGCCCACAAGTTCAGGGTTTACCAAATCATGATGCAGGGAAGGTG TTCCATCCATGCCTGTGTGTTGGTGAAAGCTCTTCTGAGAAATTTCTGTAACCAGGAGAAATGTCCTCCTGAACTGTATAGACAGTCTGCTGATGTCAACAGTATGGTGGCCTCTGTGGCAG CTAGTTTGTGGTCAGTGATGACTCTTGGTATGGGAAACAAAACAGAGAAGAAGGAAGAGGAGTTCCAAGAGACATTATTAGCCAATCAGAGCCTGTTATTTTTGTTAGTGCTCTCCAACCATTGTACGAGTGAAAGAGGAATTAGTAATCCGTATAGAGaagcactgttttcttttacaaatatacatg AATCTTCAGTAAGCCAAGTGGCAGCCACATTTAAGATGGACTACAACGTTCTGTACAGCGCCCTCTGTACGACATTAAGAGATGATCAGACAACTCTGTTACTCTATCTACTAATTCACAGGAATACAGGAGTCAAGGCTtttatcttctccagaactaatATTGATCAACTT gtGATGCCTCTTTTGAAAATTCTATACCATGCTCAGGACAAGAATTCTCACCATATCTACATGGCTTTAATCATCCTCCTTATTTTGAGTGAAGACGATGTGTTCAATAAGGCTGTTCATGAAATT ACACTGAAGAACATCCCGTGGTTTAAGGAGAGGCCGATCTCCGAGATCTCCCTGGGTGGTCTGTTAATTCTAGTCGTGCTCCGTACCATTCAGTACAATATCACAAGAATGAGG GACAAATACCTACATACCAATTGTCTGGCAGCTTTAGCCAACATGTCAACACAGTTTACCAACCTTCATCCATATGTAGCCCAGAGAATGGTCAG tttattttcaCAATTGAGCAAGAAGCATGCTCGGGTTGTAGAACAAATCAGAGAGTCTGCTGTCACAGAAACTGAGACAGAGGATGCATTGGAACAAAACTCT ATGCAGGACTTGGCTGTTCTGGAGGAAGTTTTGAGGATGGTTCTGGAGATCATCAACTCCTGTCTCTCTTCCTCTCTTCATCACAATCCTCACCTGGTGTACTCTCTGTTGTATCAGAGGGAGCTGTTCAACTCGTTCAAGACACACCCAACCTTCCAGGACATCCTACAAAATATAGACATA GTGCTGTCCTTCTTCTCGGCTCGTGTGGAGGAGCATGGGAAGGGCGGAAACATGTCCCCAGCAGAAGTGTTGGACATCATCAAGGAGGGGTCCGTGCAGTTCAGGCGGGACAAACTTAAG aaattccccGACCTTAAGTTTAAATACGTGGAGGAGGAGTCTCCGGAGGAGTTCTTTATTCCCTACATCTGGTCTCTGGTCTACCATTCATCCAACATGTACTTCAACGCTTCACGCATTCTCCTGTTCTCCCTATCGTCTTCCTGA
- the LOC125662653 gene encoding zinc finger protein 37 homolog produces the protein MSQEPTMHRITVLTLNQRKPTVDRYINPTIIKHDLNLKKFNVACSTNQNDAASRGIPDKVTLTLSQFSESSQERNQSKMRASKKMEAPNDRIDHTVSEVLAGTVCKSQQKMSDPGHVVVKKIGGKDDIKDGVCNESSSDYKTLHITGGRKVVIKTFIRNSKSGGKNSVEGLRTNKNECDDSHELPKVLKWKVVRKDNISSLTSIKHSPVKVGDIIHEQNSQKGTPTNTKSLLLQKQEQGSLKGAHTKTMLLRKHEQGSLKGAHTKTMLLKNHEQGSLKGAHTKTMLLQKHEQDSLKGIPTNSMLLQKHKQNSQKGIPTNSMILQEHEQNCQKGTPTNSMLLQKQPVVILKKLKMDCVFSKSDATDDSVDCDTAVKDCDTAVIDCDTAVKEENQESFVETSEEGMFLRDMAMPHSAETSCPTNVKNEATEKEKCDCNLSTISKELEEEIQSAVQSNIEEMMISSQINNGEGFSYTFPYACGQCSYTAKLQHHLKNHMKIHSSDRPFVCDICGKGFKHAHHLAGHKRTHSGERPYSCDECGRDFTQISNLLRHQKTHQGLTDPVHHKCYKCNRSFSTAYSLKRHSDVHENLKERVKTIKRYKGKGKRKRCHYNPTVDDKRRQFECAICGRKFLRKEHVTRHMLTHTGESVYSCDVCGKGYSGKQALNKHITIHTGDHLEIDSEQSSSDEESGSEEDMEYV, from the coding sequence ATGTCTCAAGAACCGACCATGCACAGAATCACAGTTTTGACATTGAACCAAAGGAAACCAACCGTGGATAGATATATAAATCCCACAATCATTAAACATGATTTAAACctaaaaaaattcaatgttgCCTGTTCTACAAATCAGAATGATGCAGCCTCCCGTGGAATTCCGGACAAAGTGACTTTAACTTTATCACAATTTTCAGAATCCTCTCAAGAAAGAAACCAAAGTAAAATGAGGGCAAGCAAGAAGATGGAGGCCCCTAATGATCGTATTGACCATACTGTATCAGAAGTTTTGGCGGGAACTGTTTGTAAATCTCAACAGAAAATGAGTGACCCTGGTCATGTTGTAGTGAAGAAAATTGGTGGGAAAGATGATATTAAGGACGGTGTTTGCAATGAAAGTTCTTCAGATTATAAGACACTCCACATAACTGGTGGCAGAAAAGTTGTGATAAAAACCTTTATTcgcaattcaaaatcaggtggTAAGAACAGTGTAGAAGGTCTTAGGACTAACAAAAATGAATGCGATGACTCTCATGAACTACCAAAAGTGTTGAAGTGGAAAGTTGTTCGTAAAGATAATATCTCAAGCTTAACATCAATAAAACATAGTCCAGTCAAAGTCGGTGATATAATACATGAGCAGAACAGTCAAAAAGGGACTCCTACAAATACAAAGAGCCTGTTACTGCAAAAACAGGAACAGGGCAGTCTAAAAGGGGCTCATACAAAGACCATGTTACTGCGAAAACATGAACAGGGCAGTCTAAAAGGGGCTCATACAAAGACCATGTTACTGAAAAACCATGAACAGGGCAGTCTAAAAGGGGCTCATACAAAGACCATGTTACTACAAAAACATGAACAGGACAGTTTAAAAGGGATTCCTACAAATAGCATGTTACTACAAAAACACAAGCAGAACAGTCAAAAAGGGATTCCTACAAATAGCATGATACTACAAGAACATGAACAGAACTGTCAAAAAGGGACTCCTACAAATAGCATGTTATTGCAAAAACAACCAGTAgtgattttgaagaaattgaagatGGATTGTGTTTTCTCAAAGAGTGATGCAACTGATGACAGTGTAGACTGTGATACCGCAGTAAAAGACTGTGATACCGCAGTAATAGACTGTGATACCGCAGTAAAAGAAGAAAATCAAGAAAGCTTTGTTGAAACGTCGGAGGAGGGGATGTTCTTAAGGGACATGGCCATGCCACACTCTGCAGAGACAAGTTGTCCTACAAATGTCAAAAATGAAGCTACTGAAAAAGAAAAGTGTGATTGTAACTTGAGCACAATAAGCAAAGAATTGGAAGAAGAGATCCAAAGTGCAGTGCAGTCAAATATCGAGGAAATGATGATTTCATCTCAAATAAATAACGGGGAAGGATTCAGTTACACGTTTCCGTATGCTTGCGGACAGTGCAGCTACACAGCAAAGTTACAGCATCATTTGAAAAACCACATGAAAATTCATTCTTCAGATCGACCTTTTGTGTGTGACATTTGTGGGAAAGGCTTCAAACATGCTCACCATCTGGCTGGGCACAAGCGAACCCACTCAGGTGAGCGGCCATATTCATGTGATGAATGTGGGCGTGACTTCACCCAAATTAGCAATTTACTCCGACATCAGAAAACTCATCAAGGACTCACAGACCCAGTTCACCACAAATGTTACAAGTGTAACAGAAGCTTTTCCACAGCATATTCTCTTAAGCGTCATTCAGATGTACATGAAAATTTGAAAGAGAGGGTAAAAACTATTAAACGTTATAAAGGTAAAGGTAAAAGGAAAAGGTGCCATTATAATCCGACTGTTGATGACAAGCGAAGACAGTTTGAGTGTGCTATCTGTGGACGAAAGTTCCTTAGGAAGGAGCATGTGACACGACACATGTTAACACACACTGGGGAGTCTGTGTACTCATGTGACGTCTGTGGAAAAGGTTATAGTGGCAAGCAAGCTCTTAATAAACACATAACCATCCACACGGGGGACCATTTAGAGATTGACTCGGAGCAGTCCTCATCAGATGAGGAATCAGGGTCTGAAGAAGATATGGAATATGTTTAG